A single window of Helicobacter colisuis DNA harbors:
- the mqnP gene encoding menaquinone biosynthesis prenyltransferase MqnP, giving the protein MLQKIKDFSELVMFQHSIFSMPFIFIAMLTAAQGWFGWKLFAFGVIASISARNFAMAFNRYADRKFDSTNPRTKNRPSVDGRISPFAMLIFILTNALIFIFMGWLINPLCFYLSFPILLILASYSLMKRLTSAAHLVLGLSLGLAPIAGVAAVSGEIPLWSVWLCCGVLFWVAGFDLLYALQDIEHDKKEGLYSIPSAFGVQNTLWISRFFHLLTLFFWALYIISSDSGVFMWIGLLVSTIALGYEQFLVSRNFQNISKAFFVVNGYLGIVFFGFCILDLIFRN; this is encoded by the coding sequence GTGTTGCAAAAAATAAAAGACTTTAGCGAACTTGTCATGTTTCAGCATAGCATTTTTTCTATGCCCTTTATTTTCATTGCAATGCTAACTGCTGCACAGGGCTGGTTTGGCTGGAAACTGTTTGCATTTGGTGTAATTGCAAGCATTAGTGCAAGGAATTTTGCAATGGCATTTAATCGCTATGCAGATAGAAAGTTTGATAGCACAAATCCACGCACCAAGAACCGCCCAAGTGTAGATGGCAGAATCTCGCCTTTTGCGATGCTTATTTTTATTTTAACGAACGCGTTAATTTTTATTTTTATGGGTTGGCTTATTAATCCTTTGTGTTTTTATCTTTCTTTTCCGATTCTGCTTATTTTAGCAAGCTATTCTTTGATGAAGCGATTAACCTCAGCAGCACATTTGGTTTTAGGACTTTCACTTGGATTAGCACCTATTGCTGGGGTAGCTGCTGTTAGTGGAGAGATTCCACTATGGAGCGTTTGGCTTTGCTGTGGTGTTTTATTTTGGGTAGCAGGATTTGATTTGCTTTATGCCCTGCAAGATATTGAACACGATAAAAAAGAAGGCTTATATTCTATCCCAAGTGCTTTTGGGGTGCAAAATACACTTTGGATTTCGAGGTTTTTTCATCTTTTAACACTATTTTTTTGGGCATTATATATTATTAGTTCAGATTCTGGTGTTTTTATGTGGATTGGACTTTTGGTTTCAACAATAGCGCTTGGTTATGAACAATTCCTAGTTTCAAGGAATTTTCAAAATATCTCCAAGGCTTTTTTTGTTGTCAATGGTTATTTAGGAATCGTATTTTTTGGTTTTTGTATTTTAGATTTGATTTTTAGGAATTAA
- a CDS encoding DUF6115 domain-containing protein codes for MLNDENIMLWIVIGIAAVFILFALYLYFKERENTKRFNRYGHSIEELNKEVYRLQKKLKDYENHLEKFQQSLKQQIYQETRLEMKNVLDSNLFAQISPLKSTLQTLQEEWRDYQEKIDNKTIILEERIKEFAYTPSNPTNIDEGRIISMYKDGWSVDSIAKELRVGKGEVEFTLKFANLD; via the coding sequence ATGCTTAATGATGAAAATATTATGCTTTGGATTGTGATTGGAATTGCAGCGGTTTTTATCCTTTTTGCGCTTTATCTTTACTTTAAAGAAAGAGAAAATACTAAGCGTTTTAATCGCTATGGACATTCTATTGAAGAACTAAACAAAGAAGTCTATCGCCTACAAAAAAAGTTAAAAGATTATGAGAATCACTTAGAAAAATTTCAACAATCACTCAAACAGCAAATCTATCAAGAAACGCGCTTAGAGATGAAAAATGTCCTTGATTCCAATCTTTTTGCACAAATCTCTCCACTCAAATCCACCTTACAAACACTTCAAGAAGAATGGAGGGATTACCAAGAAAAAATAGACAATAAAACAATTATTTTAGAAGAGAGAATTAAAGAGTTTGCCTACACTCCAAGCAATCCAACCAACATTGATGAGGGAAGGATTATTTCAATGTATAAAGATGGTTGGAGTGTTGATTCAATTGCTAAAGAATTACGAGTTGGCAAGGGTGAAGTAGAATTCACTTTAAAATTTGCTAATTTAGATTAA
- the thrB gene encoding homoserine kinase: MLLRVPATSANLGPGFDSLGLALELYNYFSLKPSKFASIQIHGEGSKNPKLRIDNVFVKIFNEQLKKLIGQTIPFKFTFENSIPISRGLGSSSAVIIGAISAAFKVAQIPLDKQKILDIALRYESHPDNITPACMGGFNACMLSRNQVRFIKKNLPSSIEAVIVIPNQSISTHLSRKTLPQKYSQKDAIFNLSHSTLLASAFFEEKWDLLREASMDRFHQFFRMKQIPILFEVQKTALNNGALMSTLSGSGSTFFNLCFKEDTQTLKKVLSDKFSRLKVLSLKFDNFGVVFDDEFKF, from the coding sequence ATGCTATTACGCGTTCCTGCCACAAGTGCTAATTTAGGACCAGGATTTGATAGCTTAGGACTTGCTTTAGAGCTTTATAACTATTTTAGCTTAAAGCCCTCCAAGTTTGCTTCTATCCAAATCCATGGAGAAGGTTCTAAAAATCCAAAATTACGAATTGATAATGTTTTTGTTAAGATTTTTAATGAGCAACTTAAAAAACTTATTGGACAGACCATTCCTTTTAAATTCACTTTTGAAAATTCAATCCCTATTTCAAGGGGTTTAGGAAGTAGTTCAGCTGTTATTATTGGTGCTATTAGTGCTGCTTTTAAAGTCGCACAAATTCCACTAGATAAGCAAAAGATTCTTGATATTGCACTGCGTTATGAATCCCATCCAGACAATATCACTCCTGCTTGCATGGGAGGGTTTAATGCTTGTATGCTTTCTCGCAATCAAGTGCGTTTTATCAAAAAAAATCTACCAAGTAGCATTGAAGCAGTTATTGTAATACCCAATCAATCCATATCCACGCATTTATCGCGCAAAACTCTCCCCCAAAAATACTCCCAAAAAGATGCTATTTTTAATCTTTCGCACTCCACACTTTTAGCTAGTGCATTTTTTGAAGAAAAATGGGACTTATTAAGGGAGGCAAGTATGGATAGATTCCATCAATTTTTTAGAATGAAGCAGATTCCCATTCTTTTTGAAGTGCAAAAAACCGCACTAAATAATGGAGCTTTAATGAGCACCCTATCAGGAAGTGGTTCAACCTTTTTTAATCTCTGCTTTAAAGAAGACACGCAAACTCTCAAAAAAGTTCTTAGTGATAAATTCTCAAGGTTAAAGGTTTTGTCCTTAAAATTTGATAACTTTGGGGTAGTTTTTGATGATGAATTTAAGTTCTAG
- a CDS encoding DUF448 domain-containing protein, whose translation MSNPIRMCVVCRERFEQKQLIRLQYRDLKLSLFNGQGRSFYICKNCQNNPKLFNSIARVCKIDKKHKEILQESLKEIFI comes from the coding sequence ATGTCTAATCCAATTAGAATGTGTGTGGTTTGCAGGGAAAGATTTGAGCAAAAGCAACTTATCCGTTTGCAGTATAGAGATTTAAAGCTTAGTCTTTTTAATGGGCAAGGGAGAAGTTTTTATATTTGCAAAAATTGCCAAAATAACCCAAAACTTTTCAATTCTATCGCTAGAGTTTGCAAAATCGACAAAAAACACAAAGAAATTTTACAAGAATCATTAAAGGAGATTTTTATATAA
- the infB gene encoding translation initiation factor IF-2, with protein MEKIRISQIAKEIGKTSKEILQKAQELGFEAKTASSAVTTEQAEELYNYVLSGKSIETKAVKTEAKATKKETKTKKTTRESSTKKTTTKATAKTTTKTAKETSTSKEKKTKEVTPKENIEITKTLESPKETTPTNEAQSTTINTQDNSTIKRTGLRIVKKNNPKNETQEELAKSQEDKKEPAKTLQDLLGNLDNEHSEKREKRKKKEKASLVSKKQNQHKMDLLDNREFQNSDEDEEEGIILFDLSVQDEVDMDEEENEKKATTERIKIQRHNPFMEQGSTRRSSRKKAPKPQKTQEVVQGVVTIPEEIRAYEFAEKIGRSTGDVIKVLFSLGMMVTKNDFLEKDAIEILAEEFGIQIELQNTAQELDYTQLHEDEDDSKDLIERAPVVTIMGHVDHGKTSLLDYIRNTKIASGEAGGITQHIGAYTITKNNKQITFIDTPGHEAFSEMRARGASVTDIAIIVIAADDGIKPQTIEALNHAKAANAPIIIAVNKIDKPEANTDKVKAEAAELGFTPLEWGGEYEFVHISARTGEGIDDLLETILLQAEILELKANPNKPARAVVIESSLEKGKGPVATLIVQNGTLKIGDSIIADTAYGRVRAISDDLGKNITTIAPSGVGVITGLNEVPPAGSVLLAVENDNIARDYAQKRATHLRQKELSHSTKVSFDELSSMVAQGQLKNLPVIIKTDTQGSLEAIKGSLEKLQNEEVKVNIIHKGVGGITESDITLAAASSNCVILGFNVRPTGSVKNKAKELGIEIKTYSIIYALIDDIKALLGGLLSPVFEEENTGQAEVRETFNIAKVGTIAGCFVSDGVIQRGIKVRLIRNGVVIHTGNIASLKRFKDDAREVQKGFECGIMLENYNDIQVGDVFETYKEVAKQRTF; from the coding sequence ATGGAGAAAATCCGCATTAGTCAAATCGCTAAAGAAATTGGGAAAACCAGCAAAGAAATTCTACAAAAAGCACAAGAGTTAGGATTTGAAGCAAAAACCGCTTCTAGTGCCGTAACAACCGAACAAGCAGAAGAATTATACAATTATGTTTTATCAGGCAAAAGTATAGAAACCAAAGCAGTAAAAACCGAAGCTAAAGCAACAAAAAAAGAAACAAAGACTAAAAAAACCACCAGAGAATCAAGCACCAAAAAAACCACTACTAAAGCAACAGCTAAAACTACTACCAAAACTGCCAAAGAAACCTCAACCTCAAAAGAGAAAAAAACCAAAGAGGTTACTCCAAAAGAAAATATAGAAATCACAAAAACTCTAGAATCTCCAAAAGAAACTACACCTACAAATGAAGCTCAATCCACAACAATAAACACACAAGATAACTCAACAATCAAGCGCACGGGTTTGCGTATTGTCAAGAAAAATAATCCAAAAAACGAAACCCAAGAAGAACTAGCTAAATCCCAAGAAGACAAAAAAGAACCTGCCAAAACTTTACAAGATTTATTAGGCAATCTAGATAATGAACATTCTGAAAAAAGGGAAAAAAGAAAGAAAAAAGAAAAGGCTTCACTTGTTTCTAAAAAGCAAAATCAGCACAAAATGGATTTATTAGATAATCGTGAATTCCAAAATTCTGATGAAGATGAAGAAGAGGGGATTATTTTATTTGATCTAAGTGTTCAAGATGAAGTGGATATGGATGAAGAAGAAAATGAGAAAAAAGCCACCACAGAGCGAATCAAGATTCAACGCCACAATCCTTTTATGGAGCAAGGTAGCACACGCCGATCAAGTCGTAAAAAAGCGCCAAAACCACAAAAAACACAAGAAGTTGTGCAAGGCGTTGTTACTATTCCAGAAGAAATTAGAGCTTATGAGTTTGCAGAAAAAATTGGTCGTAGCACAGGCGATGTGATTAAAGTTCTCTTTAGTCTTGGAATGATGGTAACAAAAAATGACTTTTTAGAAAAAGATGCTATTGAGATTCTGGCTGAAGAATTTGGAATCCAAATTGAGCTACAAAATACAGCTCAAGAGCTTGACTACACACAGCTTCATGAAGATGAAGATGATTCTAAAGACCTTATAGAGCGCGCTCCAGTAGTTACTATTATGGGGCATGTTGACCATGGTAAAACTTCATTACTTGATTATATTAGAAATACCAAAATTGCTTCAGGAGAAGCAGGTGGAATCACGCAGCACATCGGAGCTTACACAATTACTAAAAATAATAAGCAAATTACTTTTATTGACACTCCAGGACACGAAGCTTTTAGTGAAATGCGTGCAAGGGGTGCTTCAGTAACCGATATTGCCATTATTGTTATTGCAGCTGATGATGGAATCAAGCCTCAAACTATTGAAGCACTAAACCACGCAAAAGCAGCAAATGCGCCTATTATCATTGCAGTAAATAAAATTGATAAGCCTGAAGCCAACACTGATAAGGTCAAAGCTGAAGCAGCCGAGCTTGGATTTACTCCGCTAGAGTGGGGAGGTGAATATGAATTTGTGCATATTTCTGCCAGAACAGGTGAAGGGATTGATGATTTATTAGAGACTATTTTACTCCAAGCTGAAATCTTAGAACTAAAAGCCAATCCAAACAAACCTGCTCGCGCTGTTGTCATTGAAAGTAGCTTAGAAAAAGGTAAAGGACCTGTTGCTACTCTCATCGTGCAAAATGGAACACTCAAAATAGGCGATAGCATTATTGCTGATACAGCCTATGGAAGAGTTAGAGCAATCAGCGATGATTTAGGCAAAAATATCACCACCATTGCTCCTTCTGGAGTGGGTGTAATCACTGGATTAAATGAAGTTCCACCTGCTGGTTCTGTTCTCTTAGCAGTAGAAAATGATAATATCGCGCGCGATTATGCACAAAAACGAGCTACACACTTGCGACAAAAAGAACTTTCACATTCAACAAAAGTTTCTTTTGATGAGCTTAGCTCTATGGTAGCACAAGGACAACTAAAAAATTTACCTGTTATTATCAAAACAGACACACAAGGAAGTTTAGAAGCCATTAAAGGCAGCCTAGAAAAACTCCAAAACGAAGAAGTAAAAGTCAATATTATCCACAAAGGTGTGGGTGGAATCACCGAAAGTGATATTACACTAGCTGCTGCAAGTAGCAATTGTGTGATTTTAGGCTTCAATGTGCGCCCTACAGGTAGCGTAAAAAATAAAGCCAAGGAGCTTGGAATTGAGATTAAAACTTACTCGATTATTTATGCGCTTATTGATGACATTAAAGCCTTACTTGGTGGCTTACTCTCTCCAGTCTTTGAAGAAGAAAATACCGGACAAGCTGAAGTAAGGGAAACATTTAATATTGCAAAAGTTGGAACTATTGCGGGTTGTTTTGTTAGCGATGGGGTAATACAAAGAGGCATCAAAGTCCGCTTAATCCGCAATGGCGTAGTAATCCACACAGGCAATATTGCCTCGCTTAAAAGATTCAAAGATGATGCAAGAGAAGTGCAAAAAGGGTTTGAATGCGGAATTATGCTGGAAAATTATAATGATATTCAAGTGGGTGATGTGTTTGAAACTTATAAAGAGGTCGCAAAGCAAAGGACTTTTTAA
- the rbfA gene encoding 30S ribosome-binding factor RbfA, protein MKNIKLERTQSLLKELIPMALANLNDTRLNSLNVVEVKCSKGKYSAQVFLESSFLTTHEQAEILNQLKKARNLIKEYCLEETGWFRCPDFQFFFDDSLERENRLDKIFHTIALEKEKRNNNVN, encoded by the coding sequence ATGAAAAATATTAAACTAGAGCGCACACAATCACTTTTAAAAGAATTGATTCCAATGGCACTAGCCAATCTTAATGACACACGGCTTAATTCACTTAATGTGGTTGAAGTAAAATGTTCTAAGGGTAAATATTCTGCGCAAGTTTTCTTAGAATCCTCTTTTTTGACCACACACGAACAAGCAGAAATACTCAATCAACTCAAAAAAGCCAGAAATCTTATCAAAGAATATTGTTTAGAAGAGACAGGCTGGTTTAGATGTCCTGATTTTCAATTCTTTTTTGATGATTCTTTGGAGAGAGAAAATCGCCTTGATAAAATCTTTCACACCATTGCCCTAGAAAAAGAAAAAAGGAACAATAATGTTAATTAA
- the rimP gene encoding ribosome maturation factor RimP — protein sequence MLINQDLQIKIQKLIESFDCKLYDIATLKENDNQILRIFVTKKPPISLDDCQEISLALSPLLDVEIPESKSYFLEVSSPGIERALKTKEHFCDAIGELLKIKTFAKEEFKGKLLAVNGDNLELENEITIPLDTIKKAQTYFIW from the coding sequence ATGTTAATTAACCAAGATTTACAAATAAAAATTCAAAAACTTATTGAAAGTTTTGATTGCAAACTCTATGATATTGCAACACTCAAAGAAAATGATAATCAAATTTTACGAATTTTTGTAACCAAAAAGCCCCCAATTAGCCTTGATGATTGCCAAGAAATCAGCCTTGCACTTTCACCGCTTTTGGATGTTGAAATCCCTGAATCAAAAAGCTATTTTTTAGAAGTAAGTTCTCCAGGCATTGAACGCGCATTAAAAACCAAAGAACACTTCTGCGATGCTATTGGAGAACTCTTAAAGATAAAAACTTTTGCCAAAGAAGAATTTAAAGGTAAGCTTTTAGCTGTTAATGGCGACAATCTTGAACTTGAAAATGAAATCACCATTCCCCTTGATACGATTAAAAAAGCGCAAACTTATTTTATATGGTAG
- the ribD gene encoding bifunctional diaminohydroxyphosphoribosylaminopyrimidine deaminase/5-amino-6-(5-phosphoribosylamino)uracil reductase RibD yields MVDDNFYLELAIKEAWKTQCQTLPNPAVGALILDYNGKILALQAHQEAGKPHAEVLALKEAYFNLTQDSTILSLEQSTQIHEYLKQKAHTLFLNTTLYVTLEPCMHKGKTPSCAALIESLGIKKLIIGAKDPNPKAQGGAEYLQQRGCKIIKAWENKGLQKSSIKANDLLLPFNFLQKKGNFVLFKYACRLNGSIDGGQISSKETQIFMHNLRCKLDELVISGKSVLIDNPILDSRSNSLQSPKNPNIAILTHQKDFPQTAPLFSIPNRQVRILHSLSDFSGFIMCEGGTNLLQNLLPQIDMLLIFLSPTLSTYDLAPHFNASFKLLHSQPIGNDLALWLLPKEES; encoded by the coding sequence ATGGTAGATGATAATTTTTATTTAGAACTCGCTATCAAGGAAGCTTGGAAAACCCAATGCCAAACTCTACCCAATCCTGCTGTTGGCGCTTTAATCTTAGATTATAATGGCAAGATTCTAGCCCTACAAGCACACCAAGAAGCAGGAAAACCCCACGCTGAAGTCCTAGCACTAAAAGAGGCTTACTTTAATCTCACGCAAGATTCCACTATACTCTCCCTAGAACAATCCACTCAAATACACGAATACTTAAAACAAAAAGCTCATACTCTATTTCTTAATACCACCCTTTATGTTACTTTAGAGCCCTGTATGCATAAAGGCAAAACACCATCGTGTGCAGCGCTTATAGAATCACTAGGGATAAAAAAGCTTATTATTGGCGCAAAAGATCCAAATCCCAAAGCCCAAGGTGGTGCTGAATATTTACAACAAAGGGGATGTAAAATTATCAAAGCTTGGGAGAATAAAGGACTTCAAAAAAGCTCGATAAAAGCCAATGATTTATTATTGCCCTTTAACTTCTTGCAAAAAAAGGGAAATTTTGTGCTTTTTAAATACGCTTGTAGATTAAATGGCAGTATCGATGGAGGGCAAATTAGCTCCAAAGAAACACAAATTTTTATGCATAATCTGCGTTGTAAGCTTGATGAACTCGTTATTTCAGGCAAAAGCGTGTTAATTGATAACCCAATACTTGATTCGCGATCTAATTCTCTGCAAAGCCCAAAAAACCCAAATATAGCCATTCTCACGCACCAAAAAGACTTTCCCCAAACTGCACCCCTTTTTTCTATTCCAAACCGCCAAGTTAGAATCCTGCATTCTCTCTCAGATTTTTCAGGCTTTATAATGTGTGAGGGAGGGACAAACCTACTTCAAAATCTCCTACCTCAAATTGATATGTTGCTCATCTTTTTAAGCCCTACTCTATCCACTTATGATCTAGCGCCTCATTTCAATGCAAGTTTTAAACTCCTTCATAGTCAGCCAATCGGAAATGATCTAGCCCTATGGCTCTTACCAAAGGAAGAGAGCTAA
- the hemW gene encoding radical SAM family heme chaperone HemW, producing the protein MEVAVYLHIPFCDSKCGYCAFNSKTNKNHLKEEYMQVLSKDLQNKLLDFSISKVTSLYIGGGTPSVVKSQQYHNIFNILEPYFIQDIEINIEANPNSLSLEWIGDLKQMGVNRLSLGVQSFFTDKLRFLERNHRVDSVFESIDNATKVGLENLSIDLIYGTPFCNQDLLNQEIQIASKLPINHISAYQLSIDEGSRFSIQKKQEFSGEFAGFASMGHFVREELRQAGFLQYEVSNYSRGYQSRHNLAYWEQKDYLGVGAGGVGCIAGVRSYGVCEIEEYLKETEYTQEILSQRDLDLEHLFLGFRSCVGVLEDKITKKKELEILLKEKKVEKKAERIYAKDYFLGDELALFLW; encoded by the coding sequence TTGGAAGTTGCAGTTTATTTGCACATTCCCTTTTGTGATAGTAAATGTGGATATTGTGCGTTTAATTCAAAAACAAATAAGAATCATCTTAAAGAAGAATATATGCAAGTACTCTCTAAGGATTTGCAAAATAAATTGCTTGATTTTAGTATTTCTAAAGTTACTTCTCTTTATATTGGCGGTGGCACTCCAAGTGTGGTAAAATCGCAACAATATCATAATATTTTTAATATTTTAGAACCTTATTTTATCCAAGATATAGAGATTAACATTGAAGCTAATCCTAATTCACTAAGTTTGGAGTGGATTGGGGATTTAAAGCAAATGGGAGTTAATCGCCTAAGTCTAGGGGTGCAGAGTTTTTTTACTGATAAATTGCGATTTTTAGAGCGAAATCATAGGGTGGATTCTGTATTTGAATCTATTGATAATGCAACTAAAGTGGGCTTGGAGAATCTTAGTATTGATTTGATTTATGGGACGCCTTTTTGCAATCAAGATCTTTTGAATCAAGAGATACAAATAGCTTCTAAGCTACCCATTAATCACATTTCTGCCTATCAATTAAGCATTGATGAGGGAAGTCGATTTTCTATCCAAAAAAAGCAAGAATTTAGCGGTGAGTTTGCAGGATTTGCAAGTATGGGACATTTTGTAAGAGAAGAGTTAAGACAAGCAGGATTCTTGCAATATGAAGTAAGCAATTATTCGCGTGGTTATCAATCTAGGCATAACTTGGCTTATTGGGAGCAAAAGGATTATTTGGGCGTTGGAGCAGGGGGTGTGGGCTGTATAGCTGGTGTGAGAAGCTATGGGGTTTGTGAAATTGAGGAGTATTTAAAAGAAACAGAATATACACAAGAAATTTTAAGCCAAAGGGATTTGGATTTGGAGCATTTGTTTCTTGGGTTTAGATCTTGTGTTGGGGTGCTAGAAGATAAAATTACTAAAAAAAAGGAATTGGAGATTTTATTAAAGGAAAAAAAGGTCGAAAAAAAGGCGGAGAGAATCTACGCTAAGGATTATTTTTTGGGAGATGAATTAGCTCTCTTCCTTTGGTAA
- a CDS encoding fumarate reductase iron-sulfur subunit — protein MSGAVESSNRTLTIRVLKFNPNSAISKPHFAEYKLQEAHSMTIFIVLNMIREQYDPDLSFDFVCRAGICGSCGMMINGRPRLACRTLTKDFPDGVITLMPLPAFKLIKDLSVDTGNWFNGMSKRVESWIHAQEKSEEHMSQIEDRVEPEVAQEIFELDRCIECGCCIAACGTKLMREDFVGAAGLNRVVRFMLDPHDQRTDEDYYELVGDDNGVFGCMSLLACHDVCPKNLPLQSKIAYLRRKMATTK, from the coding sequence ATGAGTGGAGCAGTAGAAAGTAGCAACAGAACCTTAACTATTCGGGTTTTAAAATTTAATCCAAATAGCGCAATTTCAAAGCCGCATTTTGCAGAATACAAATTGCAAGAAGCACATTCGATGACGATTTTTATTGTTTTAAATATGATTAGAGAGCAATATGATCCTGATTTGAGTTTTGATTTTGTTTGTCGTGCAGGTATTTGTGGAAGTTGTGGAATGATGATAAATGGTCGCCCTAGACTTGCTTGTAGAACTTTAACAAAAGATTTTCCAGATGGTGTAATCACACTTATGCCACTTCCTGCCTTCAAACTTATCAAAGATTTGTCTGTGGATACAGGAAATTGGTTTAATGGTATGAGCAAACGCGTTGAGAGTTGGATTCACGCACAAGAAAAAAGTGAAGAGCATATGAGTCAAATTGAAGATCGTGTTGAGCCAGAAGTAGCACAAGAGATTTTTGAGCTTGATCGATGCATTGAGTGTGGTTGTTGTATTGCTGCGTGTGGAACAAAGCTAATGCGTGAAGATTTTGTGGGAGCAGCAGGATTAAATCGAGTGGTGCGCTTTATGCTTGATCCACACGATCAACGCACCGATGAGGATTATTACGAGCTAGTGGGAGATGATAATGGTGTGTTTGGTTGTATGAGTTTGCTTGCTTGTCATGATGTTTGTCCTAAAAATCTACCCTTACAAAGCAAGATTGCTTATTTGCGTAGAAAAATGGCGACAACTAAATAA